Genomic window (Cuculus canorus isolate bCucCan1 chromosome 15, bCucCan1.pri, whole genome shotgun sequence):
aagtcctgaaacttttaaaaagcattattttactgtgtatttttaattaaagattcTTGTGCTTTTTCCATACTCTGAGTTGAAGGATTATATACAATGGGTCTGGtctctggaagaagaaataaaaaaatctgtgcatgGGATTAGTGCATTGTCATAGAGCAGAGGATAAGCGGACAGTATTTCCCACTCATGTTAagaatttttccctttcagcaaGAAACCATTCCCAGGAAAtctgttgcttttaaaagccttgTTCTTGGGCCAAGACATCATTCCTTCATGAATCCCACTCAGTGACAAAATACATGGGAGATTCTGGGATTTGGTGCTGTTAACCTACTTCATGATATGTATCTCTATAAAAATATTAGCAGAAAAATCTATTGTGACTGTAGCCGGAAGTGTGATCTTCCGGACACTGCACTTAATACCCACAAGCCAAGGCAGCCTGACCTGGGAAGTTGGTATGGAGAAGGTCAGGTTATAAcgaatttattttcaaaatacaattgAATAGATCAAATGCTACAACATAGCTCCACAAATCTTTTGTTTCTGGGTCTGTATCTTGTCTATCTCAAGCAAAAATTATATTAGTTGAAGGGGAATTTAAGGCACATGACAAAGGATGATTAGTTGGTAGGTATCTACAGAACGAGTGTCCCAACATCTTATTTTTGGGCCCTTCATCTTGATGCAGAGAGAGATGTGGATTTAGATACACCAGAATTGCAACTAGCAACATAAGGAAAAGTTTGCTTTGGCTTTCAGTGCAGCGTTGCTATTTCTACAACGTTCTCCTCTAACTTGATGAGGCTTTGGCTCAGTCATGACAGAAAATGAGCTATCATTCCGTACATCTGTGTAAAGCACATAACATATTAAGGCTCTGACCTTACTGGCATGAAACTATGATTTCCCAGTAAgtgcaaaaaaataatatttcattaatcaTCCACAACAGAAATCCCCATTCTCCAGACTATTCTGGcaatattctgcatttttccttgtCTAGGAACCTGAATTAAAAGGTAGAAAAATGGTTTACAACAGCCTGTGGCACTGATGTAGCAAGACACCTTATGTAAGAGCTGGCGGCGTGCTTGCTGTGCGAGGGTGAGGCGTAGGAATGAGTGATCCTGGAAGGATGTTTCTCTGAGGTGTGTTCTGTGCCTGGGCTGGGAACAGCAGTCTCAAGGGCACAAATTCCAGCATGTGAATGTGCTTGGTCTTGTTCAACTGATTAATTTCTTGCAGTTATCTCAAGTCAAGCTACAAAATCCCCTCATACTTTACTCAAAGCCTTTCACAGCTTGtcaataaattatttccaaattcaCTACCTGATAGTTCGGATCAGTAGGCTCTTAAAAGATGCAGCATGgtgagaaaataatgaaagtcCCGAACTTTACCCTGCCCgtaaaaaaggaataaaggtTCTGCTCTGGTGTATTATTCAGTATAGTGATTCCAAAAGCAATGGTAAGTGTGGAAAAAACCTCCTTCTGAAAGTACATTTGTATAACTGACGGGTAAGCACAAATAGTGGAATAATATTTCGGTGTGATCTGACAACACCgtaaacaagtatttttaagtTAAGGTATGTTAGTCCATAATTAATGACTCTTTAGTCCGTAATTAATGACTAACAGCTCTGATTCAAGcaaaggtgggtttttttaatctatcaAGCTGCATAACTTGAAGGGGGAAGATCCAAGATTTTCCCTCATTTGAGGAAGCTTTTCATTTTAGCCTAACTTTTGGAAAGGATTCCAGACCAGAGATACCGTAAAACACTGAATGCTTTACCAGTTACCTGATTTCTGTTGTACAACGGGCACCTTTTTACTATAACAGCTGCTTCAGATTTCCCTGGTGCCATGAGAATCTCTAACTTCTTTGAAAGATAATATACAAAAAACATTCAATTCTCTGTTCGTGGCACTGTTCTTTGTGGCACTGTTTTTATTGAATTCTTTTGGAACTGATTTGCTTAATCtgcaaatgagattttttttcttcacgcTGATTATCCAGTGGGGGTTTCATTTGATCTCCTTGGGAAAAACACATACTAAACCGCTAAAGCACGTGTATTAGAGTCTAAGACAAACTGTCCCTTTAAAGGAAACTCTAGAAACTACAATTGATATTTGCAATAAAAACATTAAGTAAGCATAGCCAAAAACTTGCTACTATACTTGACCTGAATTTGGGCAACTACAAAATTTAAGACTCCAAAGACAGACATTGAGTTAATTAATAGATAATCAGAACGTGTGGATATAGTATAATACAGCAAGTTGATAAGGCCTTTGTATAGGATTGTCGCTGTCTGGGAATAATTCCACTGTGGGATCCCTATATacctttttcctttgatttcttcCTTCATCACATGGGGAATCAACAAGACAATCACTGTGCCAGAAACTAAGGAACGTAATTTGGGCCATTTGCTAAAATCAAGTGCCTTGATGCTTCAGTTAAACTTGTCCAGATAAACcaaagctgcttctctgctgcgTAGTCCCCTGAGATCTGGGAGCCAGTTTCCTGCATGTGTTTATGAAAAAGGAGTATCTCCCTTATATTATTAAGTGTTATAACGAAGTCAAGTGGAAAAGTGCTATTTGCCGTATAATAAAAAACATCTATTGTTCAGAGCCCTGAAAagattataataaataaaaccttacATTTCAGGCTGTGTAAACCAGTTGCTTATGTAATAGAACATGGTGTAATTTTCCATTTACAATTTCAATCCTGTAATAAGAAAGCAATCAAAGCATAaacaaaatgcactttaaaTGGGGCTGCAGGTAATATTTCCATAATGGCTGTCCTTAAAAActgcagctgtttcttttttttgttcccagCCTCAAATTCTTTTTACTTATCTCagtcatttaattaaaagaaaaacaacattaaacAGATGAAAGGCCATCTTAAACCAATTGCTACAGGCAGAGAAGTAAAAAGGCTCCAACAGCATAGCCTACAGTTCACGCTTGGGTGGGTTAAATTAACACCATTTCTTATGCTGTTTTCAGGATGAGATCAGAGGCTCTGCAGTGAATATGCTGTAAACCTGTGGGCAAAAGGGGTGTTTGCCTTGATTATCTGTCTTGAGGATCCAGAAGTTCACCATTTCTCAAGCACCTGCCAACGACCGCTTGGTTTTACTGGCCTCATTGGCACAGTGGGAAGCCACCTGCTCATCCATTGCTTGTAGGAGGCATAAAGTAACTCGGTGCTGCCCATTAGGTTTGTGCACGGCGTTAAACCACCAGGACTAACGAGGGATGAGCCATCACGTTGCTGCCGCCATGGGTGGCTGATGGTGGAGGCCATgtcactgcagctgcacagggaTGGCTCTTCCAAAATCCAGCTGGTTTTATAGGAAGAAGAGGacgctgaggggagacctcattgctctctacagctccttGAAAGGAAGTTATAGCAAagtgggggttggtctcttctcccaagtagcaaatgataggatgagaggaaatggcctcaagttgtgccaggggaggtttagactggatagtagcaaaaattacttcaccgaaagagttgtcaagcacaGCATTCTCGTAACATaatgttttattcctttcttccaaaccataatgatttattccttattccttccaaaccattcaGGGATTCTAGGATTTGGTGAGTTAGGAAAACAACGATTTCTTTACGAGGAGAAACCGGTTTCTTCCACAGGAGACGGGATGAAGCCCAGGAAACCGGAGGGAACGCCCCCACTTTCTACCGAGGGGCAGCCCCAACATGGCGGGCGGCGTCAGCGTCTCCATGGCGACGCGCTGAGGCCGAGGCCTGCGGCAGTGACGTCACCCGAACGCGTCTCCGCGCCGGCGGTCACGTGCCGAGCTCGATGCGCTCGGCGCTCGCTCCGCCGCTCGGCACTCGGCTCCCCCCGGCGGCCGCTGCGGAGTGCGCGGCCTATCCCGGAGCGTCCAGGCTCGTTCTGTCCCGGTCGCGACATGTCCACCGCCATGAACTTCGGCACCAAGAGCTTCAAGCCGCGGCCGCCGGACAAGGGCGCCTTCCCGCTGGATCACTTCGGTGCGGTACCGCGGGCCGCCCCGCCTGCCCTCATCGGGCCCGTTGCCGCCGCTCGAGCCAGGCGGTAGCGCGGCCCCGTTCTCTCTTGCAGGAGAGTGCAGCGCCTTCAAGGAGCGGTTCATGGAGTGCCTCCGCCACAGCGGCTACGAGAGCGGAGCCTGCCGGCCCAGCGCCATGGCCTACCTGGAGTGCCGCATGGAGAGGCGAGTGGGGCCGGGAGGGGACGCGGCCCCGCGGGAGGCCCGGGTCCCTGCGAGGAGCAGGTCATGGAAGCATAGAATCTCTGGGTTGGAGAAGACCACTTGGGTTATCGAggccaaccattcctgtctgccactaaaccatgtccctgagcacctagtctacctgtcttttaaatatctccaaagatggggactccaccccctccctgggcatTTCCAGTCAAAAAACAGTCAAAAACAGTTTGAACATCACTACAATGAAGTATAGTGGCAGCACGAGTGCTTCTCTAAACCGCATTTACTTAAAAATCTGGTAAATGGTAGAATTTTTCACAGCTCTTGGGCTGTCTGTTAATTAAAGATAACTGAGAGTCCAGGTTAGTTTCTGAGGAAGTGCTTATTCAATATCtaatatcagaagaaaacatatttaattggAAAATGTCTGTTAAACCTAAATATTGCTTTCCCAAAACTGGAGTTTCTGAGGCTTTGCCAAATGGCAGTCATTCTGAATGGGTGGAGGTCTTGGATTTCTTTAGAGTAAATAATActaaatgaaatagaaaatctTGCTGTTCTCTTAGTTATAGACTATATTCCacataatgtttttttgttgttttgttgtttttaactTAGGCAACTTATGGCTAACGAACCACTGGAAAAGTTGGGATTTAAAGATCTGATAGATGAGAAATCAGAAGCAAAGCCTGAAAAGTTGTAATGAAGACAGACAACTTCATTCCTCGTGTATGGAAAGACTGAATGATGTAGTACATATTGTACGTTCTGTTCGTATTGCAATGGCAAGTGTTTCGTGAAGGAACCTTTATTCAAAGTTTAATTTTcctaaaataagatttttttaaatgaacaaaaatactgcctttccctgcttttctcaagtatttcttaacttttttcttttactttctctaGCTTGCTCTTGAAGATCCATAAGAATGTATTTTTGCCCAGGGAAAATTATTGCCTGAAGTGTTCTCCCTACTTCTGTAAGAGTAGTGAAGTCTTATTttaagaagacagaaaaatctcGCTTCAATTTGTAGATCTTGTTCTATAGATTCATCTTATATGGTCATTACTACTTTGCTTACAGCAATGACTTACCAGGTGGAAATAAAGCTGCTGTTGTACTTGCAGATCACTTTTTATTAAATGCTGGTATTAATCCCCATCTTTGGGGTGGTATTTTTACCCTGCTATAGCAAACGCTTGAGTACTAAGGCAgggttttctttcagtctttaaaTTTTCATTGTTGTTGGGAGAGTGTTTCTAGTTCCAGACACCAGTCAGGTAGtgattctgcttttatttaccATGCCAACAGTGTTCACCTAactttattttgtcatttaagGGTATCTTTCATTATGAATATATTCATTTCTCCAAGCAGAGCTGCcatatgttttgggtttttttaacatctttatgGTGAAATCATTGTGGATGCAGGAATGGTAATTATTTGTGTTGTAATTAACTGTGAAATGTACATATAAATGCATTTGgacagttttattcttttaaaaacaaacgTGTTTTGTTGAAAAACAGGGCACAGTGAGATTGAGCTATCTAAGAAATAGAGTATTTCATTCCAAAACACTCAGCTGCAACCTGTGCGCTGAGAAGTTGGTGCAGCTGGGCATGTGGCCGATGCGCAGTCAGATCTGAGTGTGTCTTTAAGATCTCTGATTGGTGTTTGTAGAACTTATTATCAGAGCCAATGGTATATCTCACGAATACTAACATAAAGGAGTCTGTCTGAATTAATACTGAGCCAAAATAATTTGGCCTGTTAACCCCTTTAAGCAGACAATAAATTGGTAACTCTTCTGGgtgtatttttctattttccagtttatttcCTGCCCCGTCccccttgctgctgctttttttttccttttttttttttttttttttctcctgttttaaaagcaatgaatCATTTGTCTGTGTCTCTGGCTCTCAAACAGAAAGCTTTAGGGTCAGGGCCTGCAGATAGTGATACACACAGTTTGCCAAGGCAGTATTACACATTCTCCTTTATTTTGTGTCCTGTTTTGATACGTCTCGCCTTGCCTGCCGTCTGCTGTTATTCCTTtggcttctgcttttctctgctgcGCATCTGTTCACAGAGAGATCCAGGAAAGGTTAAAAGAACGTTTTCTGCTCTTCATATTGATTGTTGGAACTGGATTTTCATTGTTGCTTGGCTCTAATCTGATTAAACAGGCTGCAGGGAGTTCAGAGCAAGTCTCTATTTGAAAAGTATGTTTGCTTGCTGctgcatatttttattcttcctcatTCTACTGTTTAAATTATATCCTTTGGTGAGATTAGTACATTTatagaagagaaagcagagattttattgctgaaaCAGATATTAAAAGGCTTTATGTTAAACCATTGAACAAGAGCTTTCTTTGAGTGATACTGAGtaagaattattaaaataatctccagcatcttcaaaagaaagaaatcaaatttcATGCTTCTGTGCTCCCTGAATATTGTGAGGTGAAGTGAATCCCTGGTAGGCATGAAAGAACCCACAAGTGGTGGTACAGCAATCCAGGCTGTTTTCAGTGGGCGTTCCATCTTTGGGATGTTACTCTGCACTGTCACTGGCCAAACAGCTACTTCATGAGTTAGTTGCATATTTCTTCCTGAGGCAATTGGCACCAACTCTGTCCTGCAGGTTACAGAGTAACAGATGTTAAGTTTTTGAGGTCAGAGTGGTTGAATTTTGACTGCTGAGCTGGAGAGATAGTTGCTGTTTAAATGAACTGTCTGTGATTACACACTGAGGGAGAGGCCAGTGTGgactctggttttgtttagagTGACTGAGGCCCCAAGTTTGGACTTGCTGCAGAAAGGATAGTGGGAGAAAAAGCCGTTTCAAAAAAATTTGTGGCATTCTGAAGCGAATGAACAGTGCTTTGTGCCGTGTGTAGGCCTGTGGTGTCACAGAcacatggccagcaggaccctGTGCTGCACAGACTGTGCTGCTGAGCCACCAAAGTGGGCAGAGCACTCTTCATCCTTTCCAAAATTGCTGCAGAAGTAATAATTGCCATCCTAGTATGTTTCTCATGCTGGGGGAAGAATTTCATGCCTATCACCAACCCGAGGAAGATGACCTCATCCTGTCCAGGTCTGTGGGTGCATTACATCCTGCTTCTCAGCATCACAGTGCTGCCCCTTCGTGCCATGGCAAGAAACAGGCAGTGAGGGGATAGTTGAAAACTCAGGGAACTGGCAGAAGCGCATATTTCCTGCCTGGAAGGCTGTAGCCAGAGAAGAGAGTGGAGCTGTAAGGTGAGCTCAGTGCTGGAGAGAACCCTCAGTTGATCTTGATTGAGATCTTCTAATACAAATGCAAACAAGTCATTAATCAATGCCGAGCCTGGGATCAAACAATTCCCGAGTGTGCTCTCTGGGACAAGTCCCTACAACACCAGAGTTCTCTTAAATTCTCTTAAGTCCCAGAATTCTCTTAAATTTATTCCCGCCAACATGAAGTTCATTAATTAAAGCCCCTCCATATAAACCTCTTTATATTAGCCTTGCATGTGGGATCCTGGTTAATGCTTCTTTAAAATGGCAGCAGTGTATAAGCCAAAGAAAAGCTCCAAGTTCATAGTTATCTTTCCTGTTCCCATACCAAGAGGGAACCTTTCCAGAAGCCTgacaccaggttggaaaagctGTATTCTGGAAAGCCTGCACTGAAGCACATgtgcttgaggaagagtggttTGTCGAAGGTGCCGATTCCtttatggagctgttgggagttgatgagctgctctgctgcccctGGCACCGGGAGCGAGGTAAGTCCCGCACAAGTGAAGTGAATTAATTTTTGCCTGAGTGACTGCACTAGTGCTGCCGTGAAGCACCACCTGCTGACAGACCTTGGGAGCTGAAGTGCAAACAGTTGTTTGAAACTGTTTGGCTGGGATTGATATACAAACTGCCTGCCTGGCTAATTGTACAGGTGTGGAAGGGGTAGCCCAAAGCAGGAGGAAGCATTGACTGTGTTGGAATGAAGATTTATGTAAGCTGTTAACACAATAATAGAAATCAATAAGCAAAGGGGTTGTAATcggctttcctgtagcttttCTTCGCCAAAGCTTCGTTCATACCATAGCTGTAGGCTCCCTGCTGCTTGGGATCCTGTCCCAGGGAGTCCCTGGCAGCTCCAGGTCAGCAAAGCTTTGCGTGTTGGCACTTAGGAGAGCCTTGCCCACACATTCCCCCTTTCTTTGTTCAGATTAGAATCTGTTCAACCACAAAGAGCTTAACCTTGATCACTGCAGTTATTTACAGGGAGAATATTGCCGCAAGCCAACTGATGTTATGTCTTCCTGGGAGACCTTGAGCTCTAGGTGTATCTCTCCAAACAACCGCAATGACCTGCAGAACAAGGAAGAAAGGGTTTAATAAACATTTCCAAAGCTCTGGGCATTCTTTCatagaaaatacaaagagaacCTCCTATGCTTGTGCTGGAAGTGGATCAGGGTACAAAGTACTTTGTAGGAGTACAATGAGCCCCTAACTCTATGTTAAGGAAAGCTGCTCACCTGAAAGCGGGATACCTGGCGTAGCAGAAGGGTTGCATCTGTCAGCACTTGTAA
Coding sequences:
- the LOC104066006 gene encoding uncharacterized protein LOC104066006 isoform X1, producing the protein MIYSLFLPNHSGILGFGELGKQRFLYEEKPVSSTGDGMKPRKPEGTPPLSTEGQPQHGGRRQRLHGDALRPRPAAVTSPERVSAPAVTCRARCARRSLRRSALGSPRRPLRSARPIPERPGSFCPGRDMSTAMNFGTKSFKPRPPDKGAFPLDHFGECSAFKERFMECLRHSGYESGACRPSAMAYLECRMERRVGPGGDAAPREARVPARSRSWKHRISGLEKTTWVIEANHSCLPLNHVPEHLVYLSFKYLQRWGLHPLPGHFQSKNSQKQFEHHYNEV
- the LOC104066006 gene encoding uncharacterized protein LOC104066006 isoform X2 yields the protein MIYSLFLPNHSGILGFGELGKQRFLYEEKPVSSTGDGMKPRKPEGTPPLSTEGQPQHGGRRQRLHGDALRPRPAAVTSPERVSAPAVTCRARCARRSLRRSALGSPRRPLRSARPIPERPGSFCPGRDMSTAMNFGTKSFKPRPPDKGAFPLDHFGECSAFKERFMECLRHSGYESGACRPSAMAYLECRMERQLMANEPLEKLGFKDLIDEKSEAKPEKL